In Gammaproteobacteria bacterium, one DNA window encodes the following:
- a CDS encoding conserved membrane hypothetical protein (Evidence 4 : Unknown function but conserved in other organisms), with protein sequence MKLFRFIPLFLFLLLIYDAMAFTGVRMDTGLFTLHLISGASWSPTWGDVLLFLGGITLYIELLKSTSAAMATVIDHTLSVLVFIGFLVEFLVMKSAATSTFVMLMLLSLLDVVAGFSITVSTARRDFSVER encoded by the coding sequence ATGAAACTTTTCCGTTTTATCCCATTATTCCTTTTCCTGTTGCTCATCTACGATGCGATGGCCTTCACTGGCGTGAGAATGGATACCGGCCTTTTTACCCTGCATCTCATTTCTGGGGCATCCTGGAGTCCAACCTGGGGGGATGTGTTACTGTTCCTGGGAGGAATCACCCTATACATTGAACTGCTTAAATCTACGAGCGCCGCGATGGCGACTGTTATCGACCACACCCTATCTGTTCTGGTATTTATCGGATTTTTGGTGGAATTCCTCGTGATGAAGAGCGCGGCTACCTCGACTTTCGTTATGCTGATGCTCTTGTCACTTTTAGATGTCGTGGCCGGTTTTAGCATCACCGTTTCCACTGCACGGCGTGACTTTTCGGTAGAACGGTAG
- the aroE gene encoding Shikimate dehydrogenase (NADP(+)), whose amino-acid sequence MSEFDQYAVMGNPIAHSKSPLIHSAFAQETGQELTYTAILVAHGAFSTAATTFRARGGKGLNITVPFKVDAYTLADLHSERAKRAGAVNTLQVLADGRWYGDNTDGVGLVRDLTDNLGIYLVGTRLLILGAGGAAHGILQPLLTARPDQIFIANRTPAHAKKLAEDFADLGPISGGGFDDLHGKQFDLVLNATSASLEGEVPPLPDRLLTEGAWCYDLMYSSTLTPFLRWATLHGAYKIEDGLGMLVEQAAEAFFLWRGVRPSTAPVIRKLRGPNI is encoded by the coding sequence ATGTCCGAGTTCGATCAATATGCGGTAATGGGAAATCCCATCGCCCACAGCAAATCCCCTCTCATCCACAGCGCCTTTGCTCAAGAAACTGGCCAGGAACTTACCTATACCGCCATCCTCGTAGCGCACGGGGCCTTTTCTACTGCAGCAACCACCTTCCGTGCGAGGGGAGGGAAGGGGCTCAATATCACCGTGCCATTCAAGGTAGACGCCTACACTCTTGCCGATCTACATAGCGAACGGGCAAAACGGGCCGGGGCAGTGAATACCTTACAGGTACTTGCTGATGGTCGTTGGTATGGGGACAACACCGATGGCGTAGGTTTGGTACGCGACCTTACCGACAATCTCGGAATATATTTAGTCGGGACCCGACTATTAATATTGGGAGCGGGTGGGGCCGCTCATGGAATTTTGCAACCATTGCTCACGGCGAGACCCGATCAGATTTTCATTGCCAATCGAACCCCTGCACATGCCAAAAAGCTAGCCGAAGACTTTGCCGACCTAGGCCCGATAAGCGGCGGAGGTTTTGACGACTTGCACGGGAAACAATTCGATCTCGTGCTCAATGCGACCAGCGCTAGCCTAGAGGGAGAAGTTCCGCCGCTACCCGATCGATTACTCACAGAGGGTGCTTGGTGTTACGACCTAATGTACTCCAGCACCCTTACCCCATTTCTACGCTGGGCAACCCTCCACGGTGCATACAAAATCGAGGATGGGTTGGGAATGTTAGTGGAACAGGCAGCCGAGGCATTTTTTCTATGGCGTGGAGTACGTCCTAGCACTGCCCCCGTTATTCGCAAATTACGTGGGCCAAACATCTAG
- a CDS encoding conserved hypothetical protein (Evidence 4 : Unknown function but conserved in other organisms): MPYSSFTVRKVQKEFGVQIIEQTELFSHISPHDISEHLKETLSDNVALAISINTEKARSELIIAPVLIEIRKLFNKKISLFSGIELNINKERDLVGFCDFIISQSPEQLFLKAPLIAIVEAKNENIMNGLGQCAAEMIASRIYNEQEGVLLPKVYGVVTSGNIWKFLRFQGDSIYIDLDDYSIKEITKIVGILYSMIEQNA, from the coding sequence ATGCCATATAGTAGCTTTACCGTTAGGAAAGTTCAGAAGGAATTCGGTGTTCAAATAATAGAACAGACAGAATTATTTTCTCATATAAGCCCGCATGATATTAGTGAGCACTTAAAAGAGACGTTATCTGATAATGTAGCCTTAGCAATATCTATAAACACAGAGAAAGCACGTTCGGAGTTAATTATTGCGCCAGTTCTCATTGAGATCAGAAAGTTATTTAATAAGAAGATAAGTTTATTTTCTGGTATTGAGTTAAATATTAATAAAGAACGTGACTTGGTTGGTTTCTGCGATTTTATTATCAGTCAATCACCTGAACAACTGTTCTTGAAAGCACCATTAATCGCCATTGTCGAAGCAAAGAATGAAAACATCATGAATGGGTTAGGGCAATGTGCTGCGGAGATGATTGCCTCAAGAATATATAACGAACAAGAAGGCGTGTTGTTGCCGAAGGTTTATGGCGTTGTAACGTCGGGCAATATATGGAAATTCTTGAGGTTTCAGGGCGATTCTATTTATATTGATCTGGATGATTATTCCATCAAAGAAATAACCAAGATAGTTGGAATTCTATATTCAATGATCGAACAAAACGCCTAA
- a CDS encoding para-aminobenzoate synthetase / 4-amino-4-deoxychorismate lyase yields MNEAFIQQSSTGLWLSFDTPFRVIEAWIPGEILPALQEVERLVEENTWYAVGFVTYEAAPEFDRAFRTRVCDVISEQSLPLLRFALYAAPEILPASQLFPVTRNDEAVPVTALNAWLPSVDHVAYCAAIDTIHGHIARGDTYQVNYTWRLRGQLAGDARHWFGEMVRVQSARHGAYLDIGQFVVLSASPELFFSLDGRRLITRPMKGTAARAPDLATDQARASALRTSAKERAENVMIVDMMRNDLSRIADLGSVQVARLFAIEQYATVWQMTSTVEALTDHSVTEIFRALFPAASVTGAPKVYTMGLIADLETTPRGLYTGAIGFIAPGRRAEFNVAIRTVVLNRASGVAEYGVGGGIVWDSETTSEYAECLTKAQVLWVRRPRFSLLETLLWTPTDGFSLLEEHLARISGSASYFGYPIDLEGMRRILTESAAGFSPSPQRVRLLLDEDGTMRTESIVLDPCLAQVSLVLATTAINSSDPFFYHKTTHRAGYERARRECPGGEDVLLWNERGEITETTIANVVVDLDGEWVTPPITAGLLAGTYRRKLLEEGTIREKTIKLTDLTRANGLWVINSVRGQRRASLDGYLGQLLFS; encoded by the coding sequence ATGAACGAGGCATTTATTCAGCAAAGCTCGACCGGTCTTTGGTTGAGTTTTGATACACCATTCCGCGTCATCGAAGCGTGGATTCCCGGTGAGATACTCCCAGCGCTCCAAGAGGTGGAACGCCTGGTCGAGGAAAATACTTGGTATGCAGTTGGTTTTGTTACCTATGAAGCGGCGCCAGAGTTTGATCGTGCTTTTCGTACCCGTGTGTGCGACGTTATCTCTGAACAATCTCTGCCGTTGTTGCGCTTTGCACTCTATGCCGCGCCTGAGATTCTTCCTGCGTCTCAACTCTTCCCTGTTACTCGAAACGATGAGGCAGTACCGGTCACTGCACTGAATGCCTGGTTACCCTCAGTGGATCATGTAGCCTATTGTGCTGCTATCGATACAATTCACGGGCACATTGCGCGTGGAGATACCTATCAAGTGAATTACACGTGGCGTCTCCGTGGACAATTGGCGGGAGATGCTCGGCACTGGTTTGGAGAAATGGTTAGGGTGCAGTCCGCGCGCCATGGCGCCTATCTCGATATTGGTCAATTCGTGGTGCTCTCGGCGTCGCCAGAGTTGTTTTTCTCGTTGGATGGCCGACGTTTAATTACTCGACCGATGAAAGGCACGGCGGCGCGAGCCCCGGATCTTGCAACGGATCAGGCGCGTGCAAGTGCATTACGGACATCGGCCAAAGAGCGCGCCGAAAATGTCATGATCGTGGACATGATGCGCAATGATCTGAGTCGGATCGCAGATTTGGGGAGCGTACAGGTCGCACGCCTATTTGCCATCGAACAGTATGCGACGGTGTGGCAGATGACCTCTACCGTTGAAGCACTTACTGATCATTCGGTCACAGAGATCTTTCGTGCCCTTTTTCCTGCTGCATCGGTGACGGGCGCCCCCAAGGTATATACCATGGGATTAATTGCCGATCTCGAAACAACGCCGCGAGGTCTTTATACTGGAGCGATTGGTTTTATCGCACCTGGTCGGCGTGCGGAATTCAATGTCGCGATTCGTACCGTAGTCCTAAACCGGGCCAGCGGGGTTGCGGAATATGGGGTTGGTGGGGGGATTGTGTGGGATTCCGAGACAACCTCGGAATATGCGGAGTGTCTTACCAAGGCACAGGTTTTATGGGTCCGTCGACCGCGTTTTTCGTTATTAGAGACCTTGTTGTGGACGCCGACCGATGGTTTCTCATTACTGGAGGAACACCTCGCACGGATCTCGGGATCGGCATCATATTTTGGTTATCCGATTGACCTAGAGGGAATGCGCCGAATACTTACTGAAAGCGCCGCCGGTTTTTCCCCTTCACCCCAGCGTGTACGCCTACTTCTCGACGAAGACGGTACGATGCGTACTGAATCGATTGTACTCGACCCATGCCTGGCACAGGTGTCTTTGGTGCTTGCGACAACGGCAATCAATTCCTCGGACCCATTTTTCTATCACAAGACGACCCACCGCGCCGGCTACGAACGTGCCCGTCGCGAATGTCCAGGGGGAGAGGATGTATTGCTGTGGAATGAGCGCGGCGAGATTACCGAGACCACCATTGCCAACGTGGTTGTTGATCTCGACGGTGAATGGGTGACGCCCCCAATAACCGCTGGTCTGCTCGCGGGGACTTATCGTCGCAAACTTCTGGAGGAGGGAACGATCCGTGAAAAAACCATCAAACTCACCGACCTCACGCGCGCCAATGGCCTATGGGTGATTAATTCGGTGAGGGGACAACGGCGCGCCTCCTTGGATGGTTACTTAGGACAGTTACTATTTTCCTAA